One window of the Klebsiella oxytoca genome contains the following:
- the pduB gene encoding propanediol utilization microcompartment protein PduB, which translates to MSSNELVEQIMAQVIARVATPEQQAIPTENHPIRETAMAEKSCSLTEFVGTAIGDTLGLVIANVDTALLDAMKLEKRYRSIGILGARTGAGPHIMAADEAVKATNTEVVSIELPRDTKGGAGHGSLIILGGNDVSDVKRGIEVALKELDRTFGDVYGNEAGHIELQYTARASYALEKAFGAPIGRACGIIVGAPASVGVLMADTALKSANVEVVAYSSPAHGTSFSNEAILVISGDSGAVRQAVISAREIGKTVLATLGSEPKNDRPSYI; encoded by the coding sequence ATGAGCAGCAATGAGCTGGTTGAACAGATCATGGCTCAGGTGATTGCCCGCGTGGCAACGCCGGAGCAGCAGGCCATCCCTACCGAAAACCATCCAATACGAGAGACGGCTATGGCAGAAAAAAGCTGCAGTTTAACGGAATTTGTCGGGACCGCCATTGGCGACACCCTGGGTCTGGTTATCGCCAACGTCGATACCGCTTTGCTGGACGCGATGAAGCTTGAAAAGCGCTATCGCTCCATCGGCATTCTCGGCGCCCGCACCGGCGCAGGGCCGCACATTATGGCGGCGGACGAAGCGGTGAAAGCCACCAACACCGAAGTTGTCAGCATTGAGCTCCCGCGCGACACCAAAGGCGGCGCGGGCCACGGTTCGCTGATTATTTTAGGCGGCAACGACGTTTCCGACGTGAAGCGCGGTATCGAAGTCGCGCTGAAAGAGCTCGACCGAACCTTCGGCGATGTGTACGGCAACGAAGCCGGACATATCGAGCTGCAGTACACCGCTCGCGCCAGCTACGCACTGGAAAAAGCGTTCGGCGCGCCGATTGGCCGCGCCTGCGGGATCATCGTCGGCGCTCCGGCCTCCGTTGGCGTACTGATGGCCGATACCGCCCTGAAATCAGCCAACGTTGAAGTCGTGGCGTATAGCTCTCCGGCGCACGGCACCAGCTTCAGTAACGAAGCCATTCTGGTGATTTCCGGCGATTCCGGCGCGGTCCGCCAGGCGGTGATCTCCGCGCGCGAAATCGGCAAAACCGTTCTTGCGACCCTCGGTTCTGAACCGAAAAACGATCGCCCGTCCTACATCTGA